One Monomorium pharaonis isolate MP-MQ-018 chromosome 4, ASM1337386v2, whole genome shotgun sequence DNA segment encodes these proteins:
- the LOC105840801 gene encoding facilitated trehalose transporter Tret1-2 homolog yields MVVSLMMMCVCLAALAGFFVLKSYQAELVDHMHWLPLTSVCIYILFFCFGAGPIPWAYMGEIFPTRLKGAASSSAAFFNWLLAFTVTISFPSAVEVLNNAVVFSFFALMCGLNTLFVIFCMVETKGKTFTEIEQAYGTHVPVQNEEPLGTE; encoded by the exons ATGGTGGTCTCTCTGATGATGATGTGCGTCTGCTTAGCGGCCTTGGCGGGTTTCTTCGTCCTGAAGAGCTATCAGGCAGAGCTGGTAGATCATATGCACTGGCTGCCACTTACGTCGGTGTGCATCTATATACTCTTCTTCTGCTTCGGAGCTG GTCCAATTCCGTGGGCCTACATGGGCGAGATTTTCCCTACGCGCTTGAAGGGTGCAGCGTCGTCTAGCGCGGCTTTCTTCAATTGGCTACTGGCATTTACGGTTACGATATCCTTTCCAAGCGCCGTTGAAGTGCTAAATAATGCCGTGGTGTTTTCCTTCTTTGCCCTTATGTGTGGCCTGAACACCTTATTCGTGATTTTCTGCATGGTGGAGACTAAAGGCAAGACATTTACGGAAATTGAGCAGGCATATGGGACCCACGTGCCCGTGCAGAACGAAGAGCCTCTTGGCACGGAGTGA
- the LOC118645429 gene encoding facilitated trehalose transporter Tret1-2 homolog, with protein sequence MSANGRKQEQVERSKFQRANFSAFMSKPVLKTLGVAYGLMFAQQFSGINAIIFYGLTILEATGVGMESQLELVIFGIVQVVACVAAALLTDKVIL encoded by the coding sequence atgtccGCGAATGGGAGGAAACAGGAACAAGTGGAGAGGAGCAAGTTTCAGAGAGCAAATTTCTCGGCCTTCATGAGCAAGCCCGTGTTGAAGACTCTAGGCGTGGCCTACGGTCTAATGTTTGCCCAACAATTCAGCGGCATTAACGCTATAATATTCTACGGTTTAACGATCCTCGAGGCGACGGGCGTCGGCATGGAGTCGCAACTGGAACTGGTCATATTCGGCATCGTCCAGGTGGTAGCTTGCGTGGCGGCGGCACTGTTGACCGACAAGGTTATACTTTGA
- the LOC118645428 gene encoding solute carrier family 2, facilitated glucose transporter member 8-like, with translation MGGFSLGCGLGWSAPCVEILRSQLDDFKINVIASVFPIGAALGTLTVPLLVDRIGRKWTMMALVPVFVGGWILLICAGTLVPMFVLGRIVTGACGGMCCVLAPMYSAEISEKHIRGNISLCLRD, from the coding sequence ATGGGTGGATTCTCGTTGGGATGCGGCCTCGGTTGGAGCGCGCCGTGCGTCGAAATATTGAGGAGCCAGTTGGACGACTTCAAGATAAACGTGATCGCATCGGTGTTCCCGATAGGCGCGGCGCTAGGCACTCTCACTGTGCCCCTGCTGGTTGACAGGATCGGCCGGAAGTGGACGATGATGGCCTTGGTGCCGGTCTTCGTCGGCGGCTGGATTCTGCTGATCTGCGCGGGCACGCTAGTGCCGATGTTCGTACTCGGCAGGATCGTGACCGGCGCCTGCGGCGGCATGTGCTGCGTCCTGGCGCCCATGTACTCCGCGGAAATCTCCGAGAAACATATCAGAGGTAACATATCGCTTTGCCTGCGCGATTAA